CGCTCATGCTCTCGATCACATGACTTTGGGGCACAGTTACGCCGGCTGCTGCTACTTTGTCCAGCTGTGTCTTTTTGTCGGTGAGACGGTCAGATAGTACCGGGTCATTTGGTGCCACTACCCAATCCTTGACAGTTTCCCAGACTCTGGCCAGCAAACCGATGTCAAGATCACCTCCTGTGTATACAACAGGCTTGGCAGTGGTCAGTTTCGAAATTTCCGAAATACAGGCAACCACATACTCATCTGAACGCCCCCGGCAATCGAATACGTCCCTAACGTAACGACAGGAACGCGCAACAACAGGGGGTTCGTCTCTGGTCAAAATGCAGTAAACGGCAATGCCACACTCACCAAGCGCTCTCGCCTGGGCGAGAAGATTCGCATTCGCTCTGCCGACAATAATCGCAGGAGAGACCGGCTCCGGCACAAAAATATCAACAGGGAAAGACGCAAGGATGGCTCGCTCGGTCAAAGACGCTTTGGGCTTTATGGAACCCGCGACTTTAAAGCCTGCTTCAATCAGGGCATCGACGACCCTGCTGTTTGGCGAGACCCGGACGAGAACCAGAACAGACGCTGAGTTTTCCAGTATCGGGAGCAATCCATCAGACAAAAATTGACCACTTCCCTCCAGGCCCGTGTCATGCTCCTTGGCGGACAATATGAGTTCAGCCACGAAAGTCCCTTCCACGCTCTCTGGAAAGGAGAACTCAAAGTCATCTATTTGCTTCAACCGGTATTCGCCGCCCAGCTTCAGGCTTGAACAAACCTTCTCTATGGAGCTGAGGGCATTGCTGAACCTGCACGCAAACACTATCTCGTTATGAGGCATCCCTGGCGCTCCAAAAATCGATCTGGGAGATTGTTAAGCCGTCTTCGTTGAAGGGGGTAATAATTGATTATAAAGCTCGGCCAATTCCGTCGCGGGGCGATTCACATGGAACCTGACGACCGCCGTATTTTGATAGTCAAGAAACTCCCTTTTTCTCGATGGCAGGTTCTTCATTTCAGAAACAATGGCGGAAGCCAGATGGGCGGAATCTCCCACAGTGACCTTTTGGGCCGGTGAACCATCAATCACTTCTCTGAGCCCAATGCACTCCGTACCGATAATGGGTGTTCCGGCGGCGAGTGCTTCCATAGCAAGTAGCCCACAAGCCTCCCAACGGGAAGGCATAGCCACCACATCGACAGCCTTCAGGGCCGAGGGCATGCTGTCTGTCTGCTCGGCCTGATGAAAGTAATTTCCCAGGCCTTTTTCATTCAGGTACTGGTAATCCTCCCGGATGAATCCGCCCCAGCCGAAAGTCACTACATGCGGCACCACTTCCAGCCGCCGGTTTTCAATGATTTCCTCCACGGCATCGACCAGCACGCGAAACCCCTTCTGCCCCATAAAACGGCCGAAGAATCCGATCAGGGGTGTGCTTTCATCAATGCCCAATTCCGCGCGCAGGTTTCGGGTCTCTCCATCCCGGAAATACTCCGTATCCACCCCATGGAGGATGCCCTTTACCCGAGAACGTTCAATACCGGGGAAGAACTCCAGCAGATTAGCCCTGGCATCATCGGTAACCGTATGAATCGCCGTCATGCGGTTAAACAACATCGCCATCATCCAACGCCTGGATCTCCCCTTCAAGCCGGCGAACTGGGACGGCAGAAAAACATCGTGGGCGGTCATCAGGTGTGGACAATCAATACCGGTACGCGCGAGCTCCGTAAGCAGGCCAGCAGCGAAACCGTGGGAATGCACCAACTGGAAATCACCGGTTCTCAGCAGCCGACGCATCTGGCGAACAAACGCAAAGTGCCCGGAACCAGCCCAGACAACGGTGATGCGACCTTCGGGAAGATGCGAGCTGATGTAATCGCTGAGCCCATTATCTGGCGCAACCAGAACAAAAGAACAGTTGTCGAAACAGGGTTGGCTGTAGATGTACCTGAAGAAGGTGCGAATGCCCCCGCCGGGCTGGAGAGCAGACATCAAAATTCGCATTGCCGATTCCATCCTGGATTAAGCTAAATCATGGGCTGTCAAGAAAATGCCGTTTAGTGACAGTGATATAAACTGACGTCGCATTATGCGGCAACCAGCTAGAAATGTCATACCGGAAGTGTTAAAGCAAAAAACCGTGGCAGTGTGCGGCCCAGCCAAAGAGGGAATAGATGGTACGTCAAAGGCACCATCATGACTGCGTCCCTCAGATTGAAGGAAGACGTTGTTTGCGAAATCCTGAATGGACGCGGGATCGACGAACACCAAGAATCGACATGGTAACCTTTTCACCGACCGGCTTGAAACCGACCTTCAAATGAGCCTTGACCGACGCGGGCCTGGTATACCAAACCAGTGAAACACATGCATTGAAGCCCCTGTCTCTCATCGTGCTACAGGCATATTCAACGAGAACAGACCCAAGACTTTTACCTCGAAAACCCGGATCAACAAACAAGGTGGATATCTCAAACACCGGCCCCCACTCTGGCATTAGCCCCCAAAGTATGTTCCTCGGCGCCACTTCGCTGCACCAACAGCCCCCGACGACCTGACCGGAAAGAGAGTTTATTGCGAGGATGCAGGGGATCTTTGCTTTGAATCGTTCACTCACCATAGCTCTTCGCTGCTCGAGGGAAAGCCTTCCCGTCAATTCATCTGGTAATGCCCCGGCGACAGCCTCAATATCGCTGCTGCTTGCCTCCCTCAACTCAATCCCATCCGGAACCCCTGCTTCGGTATCAGGTTCAGTTGGGCGACCGAGCACAACCCATGCCCGCCTTGAGAAAAGGCGGTTCCTGGCGCGGTATACAAACAGTTTAAAACCCACCATTACATCTACTACCTTGAATCAAAGCCTCAACAACACACAACAGGAAAACCTGTTGCAATCAGACCTACAACTGCAGACGATGCATTATGAGACAATCAAAGCAGAATGTCATAACCTGAAAGGTATAGACTAAAAGGGACTGAAAGTATCGAATTGCCCGCAGGTAGTTAGCGAGCCCATTTCCAAAGGAGCTGGAAACCATGGCACCGGATAGCGTCACACTACTATGGACAGGCGGATGGGATTCAACATTCCGCCTTCTCCAACTACTACTGATAGAAAAGCGAAATGTACAACCTGTGTACGTAATGGATGTCAGCCGATACAGCATGAACCGTGAGTTGGATACGATAAGCCAAATTTCTGCCATGGTGCGACAAAGGCTCGACTCGGGTGTCACCCTTTATCCAACAAAATTTTTTCTCTCATCTGATTTCCCGGAAATTCAAGAAATCAGAGACCGGTATCTTGCGTTGAAAAACAAATACCATGTCGCCAGACAATATTATTGGCTAGCCTTGATCGCTGAAAACCAGCAGTGGGAATCCGTTGAACTGAGTATGGTGAGAACCCAGACTCCCAGCGACCTAGAAACCGCAATATTCAACAATATTGAGGGTGAAAACCCTACCTTGAAGGATTCTTGGGAAGCCGAGTTATTCAAATACTGGTCTTTTCCTCTTCTAACAACAAAAAAATCCGAAATGAAAGTATTTGCAGAAGAAAATGGTTTTCTGGATATTTTATTAAAGCGCTGGTTTTGCCTGCGCCCCATCAGAGGCAAGTGCTGCGGTGCCTGTCTCCCCTGTGAGGTTGCTCAACGTGAACAGGCCACAGAAGGCGTGGAGTTCATCCATCCGGCAGAAACAGCGGCAAGAAAGCTTTACAGAGAGACGAAGCGACTATTTACTTAATCGCAGTAAATTGAGCTTTAGATTAACGAAAGAAATGGAAAGCGAAATTCATCTTTCGGAGCGATGGCCTGAAACTTTTGCTGCATTCGTAAACGCTGGAGTGTTTGGTGGGCCAACCCCAGCAAACTCCCCCTCAACGGGTCGCGATACACCCTGATTCGAGAGGATATCCATTCCTGCCCCTGATTTTCAGCATTGATACGCCTTACCAAACGAAAGGGCGCAGGACTGTTGCACCCACGCAATGTCGAAAATTGAACCTCGAAACCAACCTCCTTTGCAACTTCAATCATTTCCAGGCCAAACTGTCCCTTAGGCCAACAAAAGAGATTGGATGGCTCACCTTGTTGATGGCTCAGTATTATCTGGCTCTTGTACAAATCCTCTCTAAGCGCATCAAGGATCATTGGCCACGAACGCTGGTTATCCCACCAAGATCCATGGGTATGGGAATGACTCGCAAGTTCCACCAAACCCGATGCCTTTGAAGCTAATAATTCGGACCAGCGCATAACCACGCCATCCTTAGCAGAACCCTTTACCGAAGCCATGGCCTCCTCGTGTGTTGGCGCTTCCCAGCCAGAACCTCCCAAATCGCGCCTTACAGTGCCCTCACCCGGCCAGGACGTCACCACAAAAAATACGGCCTTCGCGTTGAATTCCTTTAGCAATGGCAGCGCGTATACCCAATTGTCCAGCCAGCCATCGTCAAACGTCAGCAATACAGAGGGCCCCTCAAGCGTCAAACTGCCCTGCCTCCATTGATCAAATTCTGAAGCAGAAATTGTCCGGATACCGGAATCTGCAAGCCATTGCAGTTGGATACGGAAATTCTCGGGCGAAACCGTATGAGCCCCCGGTGTAGGGGAAATATGGTGGTACATCAACGCGGGAATAGCCATATCATCCCTTTCATTAGCCCCGATTAATGATTTTGCCACCTTCACCGATGGCATCCATAAAGATCCTGTCTGCAACGGGTTTCTTGGCCCGCTCGGCCTCAATAACCTGTGTTCCCATATCGGGGATGGCTGACGAACTGTTCACTGGATTTGCCAGACCATCCAAAGCCTTCTCAAGCTCCAGGGCATGCGCCGATTCTAATTTATCAGCATACAAGACTATTGCCTTGCCAACTCCCCTAATATTTTGCTGCTGCACAAAACCTAGCGCAGCCTTGATGGAATAGCGTGGCTTGACCAACGGACAGCGATGCGCTGATGCCCGGAGAACAACAGGTTTTACAGAAATACCAAACTTTGAGAACGCCCTCGCTATTCCTTTCAACCGCCCAAAATCATAACCTAGCAGAACTAACGTAGGCATTCCGCATGCCAGTGGCAACTTATCCAGGCGAATGTAGGGAGTGAACATTTTCATCTGGCGCCCCAAAACTGTTGTTTGTCGCTTTTCTGCGACCAGCAACGAGCCCGACTGCAAATTCATCTTCAACGAGTCTCTACGGGAATACCAGACATAAGAAATAGCATTCCGAAATCCCTTTTCTGCCATGCAGGAAATTGCAAATAGCCTTAACGCCTGCCCTAGCCCACGCTTTCTGGCCTTTGGAGTTACAAAGGTATTGACCATCTCAAAGCATTCACCCTGAATTTCTCCGAACAAGTAATTCGGGATTTCTTTTACCGGGATGCACCAGGTTGCACCAAGAACCTCTTCTCCCTCGCCAATCAGGAAACAGGGGGTATTTCTTTTTCTACGGGCGAAAAGTTTCTGGCGCTTAACCTTTTCTGGCCAAGTACCAGAAAACTCTCTTGGATAGATTTTTACCAGCGCTTCATAATCGGAACTGCTAGCCATTCGAAACCATATATTAGCTTTCTGGCTTACTGCCTTTCCGGGATCACAAAAGGCCTGATCTCCAATCGGCTTTATAAAAACAACCCACTTATAAATCGAAAATATGTTTCGGACAATTTTCCCAATGTAGTATCTTGAATAAAAAATATAATCTTTCATTTTTCTCAACATACCATTGCTAAAGTCAAAACTTTTTTTACTATTTTCTGAATGCCTGCCAATCTCTTAAACGAGAAGCCAAAGCATATCTATTAGATAGCACTTTATTAGCGCTATTATCAGCGACCATAGGTTCGTTAGACGATTTATCAATATCCAGAAGTCTACCAAATGCTATAACCAGGCCACCAAACAGATACCAATAATATTGCGACAAGCCCCAATAGTTAATACTATACACTGCATACATCCAGAATACTGCAATAAGAACTTTATTCAATCGATAGTAGAAATCCTGGTTTGAATAATTCCTATTCTTAAAGTCTTCTCTAACTCTCGAAAGCTTTTTAGCAATTTTTATCAAAAATCTCAAAAACAAAACAAAGCCGATTAACCCAAGCTCGATTATTAGCTCGGCATACAGATTGTGGCTTGCCTGAGTAGAACCACGCTTGTGAAATTTAGCCTCCTGCGTTGTCCCAAGTCCGTGACCCACAACGGGCCGAGTCAACCCAAGCTTAAATTCTCCTATCATGCCTTGGATCCGACCTTCAGCTGACGCACCTCCCTCTGCGTCCCTATCTATGAGGGAAAGATACCTATCCTTCTGAACTGGCGTCATCACGGAGATACCTGCGACCACAACAAAAACCGCTAAAATGCACAGCGAGAATTTCTTACTGGACTCTTTAAATACTATGAATGCAACAACCAGCAATGCAATAAAACCACCCCTGGACATCGTAAGAATAAGGGCATAAAGAAGCGCAGGCATAAGCGCCAAATACAAGGCTTTAAACTTCCACCCCAATGGCCATAGAAGATAATGCAGGAAAGGAACAATTGTTGCGATTACAAACCCTAATTCATTGGGATTTATTACATCTGCTGGTGCTCCGGATAGCCGATTTGCAAACTCACGTGTACTAAGAAAAGTAGCGCTTCCCCAATAGTCCTGAGTGATATTCATGTACAAAGGTTCAAGAACACGAAAAACCTGGCAGGAAACGAAGACAATAAGAAACCATTTCAATCGTCTTTCAGTATCAATAATCAAAGCTGTGAAGAAAAGAAAAACAATTGCTTTTACAAAGGGGTCGAGATTATTTCGGAAAACACTTCCCGGCCACTCAACAAGAGGAAGACTTACGACGATATAACCTAGAAGAACCAGAACAGATTTAAAAACAGGGTCTTTAAATCGGCCCTTAAACTTCTCTCTCTGAAGGAAGAGCAGCACTGAAATAATCCCCACCGCTAAAAGCGTAGGGCGGATTTTTCCATACCACGGGAATCGAGAAGAAAACCTTATAAAAAAATCAACAATAAAGTATAAATAAATTACGAAAGTAGCCGAGTTAACAGTTTCTCCTACACGGGAACCGATAACGCCGATGTGCTGGTTACTTATTACTCTGTTCATAGTGACTTGGTCGGTTGCTCAGTTCCAGCGAACTCTTCAAAGTTACCACTCAACCTCACCGCTCCTCTAAGTTTATGCCCTAAAAGCTCCACTCCAGATACAGCCTTATAGAACTGGAATGAATTATCACCACTCACATGGCGTCTCATTAAATAAGGATCACGCGCACCCTTTGAATCAGGAAATGCTGTAACGGCGCCAAGGAATCCGGCTTCCCTGACTATCCTCGGGAGAAACTGTTGAAAATCTGAGGGCTGCCCATTCGGGTAACAGAACGTTCTCTCATGGTATCCAAGATGCTCATTGAGGTAATCCCGACATCCAAGTATCTCATCATAAGCCTGAGACTCAGTGACTCGACCAAGGGATGGATGAGTTACGGTATGGCCACCAATCTCAATACCAGAGTTCTGCATTTCCTTTAATTCATCGAGAGTCAAAGGCGCATATTCTGCAGGAATCCGGGATGGAAGATCATGGCCGAGCAACGATGCCAGGTCAGCAAGAAACTGATGCTTTTCCTGATCCGGTAAAGAAAGCGAGTAGTCGACAATCCTCTGCCAATACTTATCGTACGAAGATCCTTCCAGGGAGCCCCCGGAGAGGAAAAAGTTGCCCAGACTCAGTTCCGGAATGCTAGTCGACTGCTTTAATAGCCAGGTAATCTTGTCCGGCCATAGCCATAAATCTTGAGCAATAAATCCGGTCGTGACAAATAGTGTGGCGGGCACATCGTATTTTTTCAGTATAGGGAATGCATACTCATAGAAGTCACGGTAGCCGTCATCAACGGTAATAATTACTGCATGGTTGGGCATCTTCCCATTGTCACGCTGATACTGCATCAACCCGACCAATGAGAACGGATTGTAATTCTTTTTGATGTAACGCACCTGCTGTTCAAAATATTCGGGGCTTGCCCAGCCTTTTACCGATGGGCTTGCGAAACGATGATACATCAGGATACGAGGTTCTTTTTTGCACAAAGCCCTGGCAAAACCGTATCCGCCCAGGGGCCCCAATTTGCGGACAGCTTTCGAAAATACTCCCATTATTTTTGCCCTCCTTGAGCCACCAGGTCAGCGTATATCTCTTGGTGCCTGTTTACCATCGCATTCATGCCAAAGGATTTCTCCGCGTACGTCCGTGCTTTTGCACCCATAGATTTTCTCAGGGCGGCGTCATTTACGAGGACATTCAGATGCATTGCCATTGTTTCAATATCACCGCATGGGTACAGATACCCGTGTTCTCCGTGTTTAACTGCCTCTGGATTGCCTCCGACGTTGCTGCAGACCACTGGCAGACCGGCTTGCATGTACTCAACAATCGCATTGGAAAAACCCTCCGATTCCGAGCAAAGTAAGCCAATATCCAGCGCAGACAGACAATTTTTGGCGTCATCCCGAGCACCGAGAAAGTGGACGCGAGCATCATCTACTTCAAGTTCCGCCGCGAGCCTTTTCAAGGCACTGGAGTTACCGTCGCCAATTACGATCAAGTGCAGATCCACACCTTCCTGGCAAAGCACCCTTAGCGCTCTTATGGCATCTGCAATTCGCTTAATGGGTCGGATATTTGCCACGATCCCCGCAAAAACAGCTCCGGAATACTCTTTCCTCAGCGAAGCAAGGTCCTCCGGTACCGAAGAGCCACTTATTGTATTTTCATACCCATTATGGACAACCTGTATTCTTGAGGGTGGAATTGGCTCCTTTCTCAATGTGACTTCTTTTACTGCCTGACTGTTTGTAACTACGAGGGAAACAAAACGACCAGTCACCGCCAACATAACCAGGTAGGGCTTGGTATACCAATAACCCATATCTCTACGAGATATAATGCATTTTATGCCACACAATCTGAAAATCGGCGGGCAAAGTACGGATGGGTCATTGAAAAAGATATGTGCCAGCCGCCCACCTTCTTTGCGGAAGTCGCGGGCAGCCTTCCATAATGCGAACCATGTTGAAGGGGAAGCCATACGGCTTTTGCCTAAGATCTGATAGTCACACGGAAACCCCTGTTTTTCCAAGTATTCTGAATCCCTGAAAACTAAAAGTCTGGGTTTAAAGCGGGCCCTGTCCAGGCCTTTAATTAGCTGAAATAGCTGCCCTTCTGTGCCCGCATTGGGGTTTCGAAAATGGTCAATAACAAACAAGATTGGACTTGGTTCATCCTGATGAGCCATCTACTACGCTTCCTGCATCGATGATTCAGATCCTCTCGCGCCCCGTCAAAACGTTTAACGCACGCAGCGGATCAAGAGCCCCTGATAGTAACAAATGTGGAAGCGCTTTGAATCTGTTTCCCTCTCTCCAATACGTTTGACCAAGCCGGAAGTTCAGTACTGCCTTGCGCTTTCTGACAGTACTACTGTGGTAAGGGTAGCGTTTGCTAGCTCGCTCTAGGATAGCTAGTCCTGTTTTCCAGCGCCGCTCAAGCCCCTTGGCACTGATGGAGTCACCATGTTTCCGGTAATAGAATGCTAACTTTGGCAAGTACGCCACTCCTGTCGCCTCGAAGATCCGGATAACCATATCGTGATCTTGGCCGGCCCGGAAGGACTCTTCGAACTCGCCGACCTGGTTCATGACAGAGCTTCGAATGAGCGCTCCGCCAGGCAGGGCCATATAGCAATCGAGGAGTATCGCATTGGGATCGCCCGATTCCGTATGATCATCACCTGGCACCTTGAAAAGGAAACCGCCATTGGCATCCACTGCATGCCCCTGGCCGTATACCATTCCGATATCCTTGTGCTGTTCGAGAAAATCTACCTGGTCGGCCAATTTAGTTGGAGCAAACATATCGTCGCTGTCCAGGATCGCAATATAGCGCCCGCCGGCATGCCGCACTCCAACGTTTATGGAGGCTGACTGCCCCAGGTTTGCGTGCCCCGGGTGCGTCAACAGCGTCAACCTTCCTTCACTCTCCCACTCCTGAAGCTTTTGGTAGCTGGAGTCTGTAGATCCATCATCCACAACAATCAGCTCAACGGGGTCATAGCCCTGAGCCAGCACGGACTCAATTGCCTCATTGATATACGCTTCTCTATTAAAAGAAGGGATAATCACCGAAACAAGATTGTCAGTTACAGGTGTCAACGTATGCCCTTATTGTGTATACATTTCATTAAAATGAGGTAGCTCGCACCCTATCTTTGACAAATACTCGTAATCCGCCCTCAGGCGCTCATGGGCAGATTCGTCGAAGTAGTGAAAGTCCAGTCGCTGACTGTAGAAAGGCTCCAGATTCTGACTCCATTTCCTACCACTTGAAGCCGACCACTCCTCCAGCATTCCATTGAGTTTTCTGGAGTTAGCCTGGGCACTGATTGTATCCACTGAAGTTCGCCGCACGGTTTCATGTTCAGTGAAGCTCATAAATTCAGTTATTTTCTCACGCAAATCTGAGACTGAACTTACCAGAGCCCCGGTTTGTTGATTGATCAAGCTCTTGGTACCAATGTGAGCATTCCTGAACATAAGCACGGGAGTGCCGGCCATGAGAGATTCAGCAACCGAGATAAACGACCCCTCACGAAACGACATCGCGCAGAACATCTTTGCCCTGCGGAAGTAACGCCTCAACTCTTCCTGACTGGGATCCTCGACGATTGCAACCCGGTCCTCAACTCCGTATTCCCGAGCCTCCTCTAGAATACTATCTGCCGTACGGGACCCCAAGGGCACCCCCACACATGTAGCCGTAATATTCTTCGGCAATCCGCTTAGTGCCTTGAAGAGAAGCCAGTGTCGTTTGAACCCTGCAAAATTGGCCACCATTAGGCAGTCGATATCCCGTTCCAGTGGAGCCCCCTCAAAGAATGAGGCGTTGACCCAACTGGCTGCGTTGAAAGGCAATGGATGACAATTATCTCCCAGGTTTTTTACCAGTGCTCGTTCATGGCTGTGTACCGGCATGACAAACACCGGCTCTGTGCGTGCAAAGGACGCGAGCCGGAACAGCTCAGGAGAGTACAAACCTGTCCAGGAGGGAATAAAAACAATGTGGTAACGTTCCAAAATCGCGAGACCTAAACCAGCGTCCAGAATACTCCGTAACTGATTTTCGAAAGATACCAGCAACACACCTTTCTCAGACGGCGACACATAAGGTTTGATGACCGCAGTGTATCTCAGGCATATCCCTGAGGTTTCAATCTCAGCTGAAGCACTGTTTACGATCGTGGCATACCTCAACCCTTTAGAAATTTGCTTCCGAAGAAAAGGGGAAGATGGGAAGTGTGAAAGCAGATTGGAAACTCTCTCCAGATTCCGAACTTCAGGAATGCCGCCTTGCTGGTGGTGACCGGACCTTAGCAGGGCACCAAGTATAAAACGCCAGCCGGACAGATTCAGTTCCCTGGCAACATTGAAAGCTTCGCGCTTAAACTTCCCTGTCATCAAAACTCCGTATATATCGCTTATTGCTAATTAAAATATCCCGGATACCCTATGATCAGTTAATTTGAAGCTCAATTTTTCGTGGAGGCACCGGGCAATCTGCTGCTGTGCACAACTCAAAACCTTGCTGATTGGGAACCCCATCCTCGTCAAAAACATAGATATACAAATCTGAAGAACTAGCTAGTGCGCCAAGGTTCACAACAAACTCAATCTCACTATTGGTCCATTTGATGGGTCTCTGCAACTCATAGTACGTCAGATCCTCGTAGCGCGGAGCGTCACCAATAATCACCCTTTGCACACTTTTATCCATATATATCTCAGAGATATACATATTCTGAAGATGGTCTTGCTTTGCATTATTACCAATAAGAGCTATTGTCGGGCTATAGGCTTCCTCGTAGGCTGCTCTAGAATCGAATTTTGCCACGCCACCAAGCTCGCCATTAAACCAAGATTTGAAGGTACCTTTCGCTATATCTAGCTCTACCTCGAAATGGTGCCACACATCAGGAACCATATCTCTCCTTTGATACACCCTGTTCGACATGTATTCCCGGTTCGAAGGGGACGCCACGAAATAATCAGTGTGGGACAAACTCGTGCGTATGCCGCGTGAATCCGGGTCGTCCCAGACTCTTAAAGTTTTTTGTCCAGGACTTTCGAACCCGTATCCGGAGCCCGCCCTAAATTCCTCTGGGAATTTAGTACGGGCTCCGGAGCGTTGGCCAAGCAAATTGATGCCTTTCAAATTGTTAGAGTTAAAATTGCCTGGAAAAGTAAAATTCAGCAGACCCTCATCATCAATTCCTATGAACTCACCAATCACCTGTCCACCTGAAACGATTGCTTCTCCAACCTCAAACTTTCCGGATATATCGTACGGATAAATGCGCCAGTAATACAGTGAGTTATGGTCAACCTTTACCCACCAGCTCAAGTAAAGTTGATCATTGTTAGTTGGTGTATCCCAGCCCCCCGGACCACCATATGCGACGGGCCGCCCCAGCCAGACGTTTTCACCGAACAGATGATATCTGGCACTGTCAAATGGGTGTCTTGCCTCGGAATCTGTGTCATAGCGAACAGGTAATACACTCGTAGCTGCACCCCATCGCGATTCCGGATCGTCTGAGCTCGCCTGGATTACACGGCCATCCTCATAGGCCGAGTACTGTGTATTTCTTTTTCCATTTTCAAAAGCTTCATTAACATAGTCGACAAGTACCGGAGCGCTGTCGTCCTTGGTGCCAAACCCGCTTCCCGCAATCGTGACAGT
Above is a genomic segment from Marinobacter panjinensis containing:
- a CDS encoding glycosyltransferase, with amino-acid sequence MAHQDEPSPILFVIDHFRNPNAGTEGQLFQLIKGLDRARFKPRLLVFRDSEYLEKQGFPCDYQILGKSRMASPSTWFALWKAARDFRKEGGRLAHIFFNDPSVLCPPIFRLCGIKCIISRRDMGYWYTKPYLVMLAVTGRFVSLVVTNSQAVKEVTLRKEPIPPSRIQVVHNGYENTISGSSVPEDLASLRKEYSGAVFAGIVANIRPIKRIADAIRALRVLCQEGVDLHLIVIGDGNSSALKRLAAELEVDDARVHFLGARDDAKNCLSALDIGLLCSESEGFSNAIVEYMQAGLPVVCSNVGGNPEAVKHGEHGYLYPCGDIETMAMHLNVLVNDAALRKSMGAKARTYAEKSFGMNAMVNRHQEIYADLVAQGGQK
- a CDS encoding GNAT family N-acetyltransferase, which produces MKDYIFYSRYYIGKIVRNIFSIYKWVVFIKPIGDQAFCDPGKAVSQKANIWFRMASSSDYEALVKIYPREFSGTWPEKVKRQKLFARRKRNTPCFLIGEGEEVLGATWCIPVKEIPNYLFGEIQGECFEMVNTFVTPKARKRGLGQALRLFAISCMAEKGFRNAISYVWYSRRDSLKMNLQSGSLLVAEKRQTTVLGRQMKMFTPYIRLDKLPLACGMPTLVLLGYDFGRLKGIARAFSKFGISVKPVVLRASAHRCPLVKPRYSIKAALGFVQQQNIRGVGKAIVLYADKLESAHALELEKALDGLANPVNSSSAIPDMGTQVIEAERAKKPVADRIFMDAIGEGGKIINRG
- a CDS encoding O-antigen ligase family protein encodes the protein MNRVISNQHIGVIGSRVGETVNSATFVIYLYFIVDFFIRFSSRFPWYGKIRPTLLAVGIISVLLFLQREKFKGRFKDPVFKSVLVLLGYIVVSLPLVEWPGSVFRNNLDPFVKAIVFLFFTALIIDTERRLKWFLIVFVSCQVFRVLEPLYMNITQDYWGSATFLSTREFANRLSGAPADVINPNELGFVIATIVPFLHYLLWPLGWKFKALYLALMPALLYALILTMSRGGFIALLVVAFIVFKESSKKFSLCILAVFVVVAGISVMTPVQKDRYLSLIDRDAEGGASAEGRIQGMIGEFKLGLTRPVVGHGLGTTQEAKFHKRGSTQASHNLYAELIIELGLIGFVLFLRFLIKIAKKLSRVREDFKNRNYSNQDFYYRLNKVLIAVFWMYAVYSINYWGLSQYYWYLFGGLVIAFGRLLDIDKSSNEPMVADNSANKVLSNRYALASRLRDWQAFRK
- a CDS encoding glycosyltransferase family 2 protein; amino-acid sequence: MTPVTDNLVSVIIPSFNREAYINEAIESVLAQGYDPVELIVVDDGSTDSSYQKLQEWESEGRLTLLTHPGHANLGQSASINVGVRHAGGRYIAILDSDDMFAPTKLADQVDFLEQHKDIGMVYGQGHAVDANGGFLFKVPGDDHTESGDPNAILLDCYMALPGGALIRSSVMNQVGEFEESFRAGQDHDMVIRIFEATGVAYLPKLAFYYRKHGDSISAKGLERRWKTGLAILERASKRYPYHSSTVRKRKAVLNFRLGQTYWREGNRFKALPHLLLSGALDPLRALNVLTGRERI
- a CDS encoding glycosyltransferase family 4 protein; amino-acid sequence: MESAMRILMSALQPGGGIRTFFRYIYSQPCFDNCSFVLVAPDNGLSDYISSHLPEGRITVVWAGSGHFAFVRQMRRLLRTGDFQLVHSHGFAAGLLTELARTGIDCPHLMTAHDVFLPSQFAGLKGRSRRWMMAMLFNRMTAIHTVTDDARANLLEFFPGIERSRVKGILHGVDTEYFRDGETRNLRAELGIDESTPLIGFFGRFMGQKGFRVLVDAVEEIIENRRLEVVPHVVTFGWGGFIREDYQYLNEKGLGNYFHQAEQTDSMPSALKAVDVVAMPSRWEACGLLAMEALAAGTPIIGTECIGLREVIDGSPAQKVTVGDSAHLASAIVSEMKNLPSRKREFLDYQNTAVVRFHVNRPATELAELYNQLLPPSTKTA
- a CDS encoding polysaccharide deacetylase family protein, which encodes MGVFSKAVRKLGPLGGYGFARALCKKEPRILMYHRFASPSVKGWASPEYFEQQVRYIKKNYNPFSLVGLMQYQRDNGKMPNHAVIITVDDGYRDFYEYAFPILKKYDVPATLFVTTGFIAQDLWLWPDKITWLLKQSTSIPELSLGNFFLSGGSLEGSSYDKYWQRIVDYSLSLPDQEKHQFLADLASLLGHDLPSRIPAEYAPLTLDELKEMQNSGIEIGGHTVTHPSLGRVTESQAYDEILGCRDYLNEHLGYHERTFCYPNGQPSDFQQFLPRIVREAGFLGAVTAFPDSKGARDPYLMRRHVSGDNSFQFYKAVSGVELLGHKLRGAVRLSGNFEEFAGTEQPTKSL
- a CDS encoding GNAT family N-acetyltransferase, which produces MVGFKLFVYRARNRLFSRRAWVVLGRPTEPDTEAGVPDGIELREASSSDIEAVAGALPDELTGRLSLEQRRAMVSERFKAKIPCILAINSLSGQVVGGCWCSEVAPRNILWGLMPEWGPVFEISTLFVDPGFRGKSLGSVLVEYACSTMRDRGFNACVSLVWYTRPASVKAHLKVGFKPVGEKVTMSILGVRRSRVHSGFRKQRLPSI
- a CDS encoding polysaccharide deacetylase family protein, yielding MPSVKVAKSLIGANERDDMAIPALMYHHISPTPGAHTVSPENFRIQLQWLADSGIRTISASEFDQWRQGSLTLEGPSVLLTFDDGWLDNWVYALPLLKEFNAKAVFFVVTSWPGEGTVRRDLGGSGWEAPTHEEAMASVKGSAKDGVVMRWSELLASKASGLVELASHSHTHGSWWDNQRSWPMILDALREDLYKSQIILSHQQGEPSNLFCWPKGQFGLEMIEVAKEVGFEVQFSTLRGCNSPAPFRLVRRINAENQGQEWISSRIRVYRDPLRGSLLGLAHQTLQRLRMQQKFQAIAPKDEFRFPFLSLI